Part of the Paenibacillus sp. JNUCC32 genome is shown below.
ACCTGACCTGACGACGTAATCCATATAACTATACCCCATACAAGCGACGATAGGAAGATGGCGTCATGCCTTCGTGCTCCATAAATCGCTTGTTAAAGTAACTGACGCTCGGGTAACCCGCTTCCACTGCAATTTGTCCGATCGTTTTATCTTTATGATCGAGCAGCCATTGCTTAGCTATCTGAAGACGGCAGCGCGTCACAAAATCCATCGGCGTCATCTCCATGACGTTGCGGAATAATTTACAAAAATAGTACGTGGATACGCCTAACCTAGCCGCCCACTCTTCCAAAATAAACGGCTGTGCAGCTTCCTGCTGCATGATGGGCAGCAGCTCGTGAATTCGGTTCGCCGAATTGTTGGATTTATTATCCGATAAGGAGGACGCCTGTTCGACGAATACGGCTAACAAGGAATACGTCAAGGTGGACAATTGCGCAGGCTTCAGCATGCGATGGGTTTCCGCCTCATTCAAGAGTGCTTCATGAGCTTCCTCAAAGGCCGCCGGCTGCCGAATGCTCCAAAGCTGGCTTTTATGAAATCCGCGCTCGATGAAATAATTCTGCAGGCCGCTGCCATAAAAATGGAACCAGCGGACATCCCAAGGGTCGTCCTCGCTGCTGTAATAATGCTGAGCTTGCATGGGAAAATACAGCACGGCTTCCCCTGGGCCGAGCGTATGAACGACATTGTCGATTTCAACATGCCCTTTTCCGGAAGCAACATAGTGAATATTGAAATTGTTTAAAGAACCGGCTGCCCGCGTCACCGTGTGATCCGGCTCATCCCGGTAGATCCCTACCGATTCCGGCAGACAGAAGAACGGCATTTGCGGAAGGGTCAGCAGATGGCTTTGTCGTTTCATCTCCATCCTCCTATAATGACAATATTGTTGTATAACACTACAAAATAATATTATATCAATTTTATTTCTTGTCTTTTATAATCGCAATATAATCTTAATAAGTTGTATAGGAGCTGATGAACATGACTCAAAAACTTCGTTGGGGGATACTTGGATGCGCCAGCATTGCCAAACGTTCGGTCATACCCGGTCTGCAGCAATCCCGTTTCAATGAAGTCGTTGCCATCGCCAGCCGCGACCAGGCAAAAGCAGAGCAAACCGCCGAGGAACTGAAGATTCCGACTGCATACGGCAGTTATGAGTCCTTGCTTGAGGATTCTTCCATAGATGCTGTCTATATCCCGCTACCTAACCATCTACATAAAGAATGGAGCATCCGTGCAGCGGAAGCCGGCAAACATATCCTGTGCGAAAAACCGCTGGCGCTGACGGAAGCAGAAGCGGCCGAAATGGCTGACGCGGCCGCGGCCGCAGGCGTGATTCTAGCCGAAGCCTTTATGTACCGTTATCATCCGCGATACGACGTGCTGAAGGAAATGATCGACTCCGGTGCCATTGGGGAAATTCGGGGCATTCGCAGCGCGTTTACTTTTAACAGCTCGGCCAATCATGGAAATGTCCGGTTTCGCAAAGATTGGGGCGGCGGTTCGATTTATGATGTCGGCTGTTATCCGATCAATGCCGCGCGCATCCTGCTGGATAAAGAACCGGAAGCGGTTACCGTTCAAGCCTTCTTCTCGCCTGAGCATGATCATGTCGACATGATGGCCTCCGGCTTGATCGAATTTGAAGGCAACGTTGCCCTGACCTTTGATTGCGGCATGTGGGCGGCTTATCGGAATCCCCTTGAAATTGTTGGCACGGATGGCCTGATTGAAGTCCCATACGCCTACAGCCTGCCTGAGAACGGAGCAAACTTCTTCTTAACGACCGGCGATGGACGCAAAGAAATCGAGGTTCCTCATGCAAACGCATACAGCGAACAAGGTGACCGGATAGCGGAAGCCATTATGTACGACAAGCCTCTCCGCTACACGACGGAGGATGCGGTTCGCAACATGAAAGTCATCGATGCCTGCCTGCAATCTGCCCACGAACGTACGAGAATCGTGCTGTAAATTCACTCAAGGAGGAGATGAACATGAAATATATATCAATCAAGGGATTAAACAAACCCGTCTCTGCGCTCATGAAAGGAACGGACTATTTCTATCATGATTCGTACGAGAAAGCTGCCGCCAATATGGATGCTTACCTTGCGATCGGCGGCAATTCCGTTGATACCGCACATATATACTGCGGCGGTCAGAGCGAAGAAGTCATCGGCAGATACATGCAGGAAAGGGGGAACCGGGATCAGCTCGTCATTCTGACAAAGGGTGCCCACCATGACCAAAACGGCCCTCGCGTCAGCAAAAAAGACATCAAAAACGACATCACGACAAGCTTCGAAAGACTACAGACGGATTTCATCGATCTGTACGCATTGCACCGTGACGACCCTGAGGTTCCGGCGGGGGAAGTCATCGAGGCTCTGAACGAATATATTGCGGACGGCAGTGTAGGCGCCATCGGGGTATCCAATTGGACCTGGGAACGCATTCGGGATGCCAATGCCTATGCTGACGCAAACGGCTTGGTCGGCTTTTCCTTCAGCAGCCCGAACCTCAGCCTGGCCAAGCCGAACGAACCCTTCTGGAAAGGCTGCGTCTCAGCCGATGCGGAGACGATGG
Proteins encoded:
- a CDS encoding aldo/keto reductase, encoding MKYISIKGLNKPVSALMKGTDYFYHDSYEKAAANMDAYLAIGGNSVDTAHIYCGGQSEEVIGRYMQERGNRDQLVILTKGAHHDQNGPRVSKKDIKNDITTSFERLQTDFIDLYALHRDDPEVPAGEVIEALNEYIADGSVGAIGVSNWTWERIRDANAYADANGLVGFSFSSPNLSLAKPNEPFWKGCVSADAETMAWHEAEQFPLLSWSSQARGFFTGRFTPEIRDNADLVRVFYSDANWERLERAKQLAASKNVTAIQIALAYVLNQPFPTCALIGAQSAEELKSCDEGSNIRLTKEELDWLDLTIDQRS
- a CDS encoding AraC family transcriptional regulator; amino-acid sequence: MKRQSHLLTLPQMPFFCLPESVGIYRDEPDHTVTRAAGSLNNFNIHYVASGKGHVEIDNVVHTLGPGEAVLYFPMQAQHYYSSEDDPWDVRWFHFYGSGLQNYFIERGFHKSQLWSIRQPAAFEEAHEALLNEAETHRMLKPAQLSTLTYSLLAVFVEQASSLSDNKSNNSANRIHELLPIMQQEAAQPFILEEWAARLGVSTYYFCKLFRNVMEMTPMDFVTRCRLQIAKQWLLDHKDKTIGQIAVEAGYPSVSYFNKRFMEHEGMTPSSYRRLYGV
- a CDS encoding Gfo/Idh/MocA family protein; translated protein: MTQKLRWGILGCASIAKRSVIPGLQQSRFNEVVAIASRDQAKAEQTAEELKIPTAYGSYESLLEDSSIDAVYIPLPNHLHKEWSIRAAEAGKHILCEKPLALTEAEAAEMADAAAAAGVILAEAFMYRYHPRYDVLKEMIDSGAIGEIRGIRSAFTFNSSANHGNVRFRKDWGGGSIYDVGCYPINAARILLDKEPEAVTVQAFFSPEHDHVDMMASGLIEFEGNVALTFDCGMWAAYRNPLEIVGTDGLIEVPYAYSLPENGANFFLTTGDGRKEIEVPHANAYSEQGDRIAEAIMYDKPLRYTTEDAVRNMKVIDACLQSAHERTRIVL